In Marmota flaviventris isolate mMarFla1 chromosome 17, mMarFla1.hap1, whole genome shotgun sequence, a single genomic region encodes these proteins:
- the LOC139702417 gene encoding olfactory receptor 5T7-like, with the protein MKNVTEVTVFVLRGFTDNPELQIFFFLLFLGVYLFTLMGNLGLIVLVIGDSRLHNPMYYFLSVLSSIDACYSSVITPNMLVDFLSREKTISFGACAAQMFFAVTCGTTECFLLAAMAYDRYVAIYYPLLYSVSMSPRVYVPLILASFVSGILHAITHTTATFSLSFCGSNIMNHIFCDIPPLLAISCSDTCPNQLLLFYFAGSIQLCIILIILISYGFILLAILRIRSAEKKKKVFPTCGSHLTVVSIFYGTAVFMYVRPTTNSALEHDMVVSIFYTTFISMLNPLIYSLRNKDIKQAMRKVFGNNQLINKVCLS; encoded by the coding sequence ATGAAGAATGTCACTGAAGTAACTGTATTTGTGTTGAGGGGCTTCACTGACAATCCTGAACTGCagatcttcttcttcctcctgtttCTAGGAGTTTACCTTTTTACTCTCATGGGAAATTTAGGACTCATTGTACTGGTCATTGGGGATTCACGGCTGCACAACCCAATGTACTATTTTCTGAGTGTACTGTCTTCAATAGATGCCTGCTATTCCTCTGTTATCACTCCAAATATGTTGGTAGACTTTTTGTCAAGGGAGAAAACCATTTCATTTGGTGCCTGTGCAGCCCAGATGTTTTTTGCTGTAACCTGTGGAACCACAGAGTGCTTTCTCTTGGCTGCCATGGcttatgaccgctatgtggccatctacTACCCACTTCTGTATTCAGTGAGCATGTCACCCAGGGTCTATGTGCCACTCATCTTGGCTTCGTTTGTTAGTGGAATTCTGCATGCTATAACACACACCACAGCCACTTTCAGCCTGTCCTTCTGCGGATCCAACATAATGAACCACATCTTCTGTGATATCCCTCCTCTCCTTGCAATTTCCTGTTCTGACACTTGCCCCAATCAGCTTCTGCTCTTCTACTTTGCTGGCTCTATTCAGTTATGTATTATATTAATCATCCTGATCTCCTATGGTTTTATTCTGTTGGCTATTCTGAGAATACgctctgctgaaaaaaaaaaaaaagtctttcctaCCTGTGGTTCTCACTTAACTGTAGTGTCCATTTTTTATGGTACTGCTGTGTTCATGTATGTGAGACCAACAACCAATTCTGCTTTGGAGCATGACATGGTAGTTTCAATATTTTACACCACTTTTATTTCCATGCTGAATCCGCTCATCTACAGTTTGAGGAACAAAGATATTAAACAAGCAATGAGGAAAGTGTTTGGGAATAATCAACTTATCAATAAAGTCTGTCTTTCATAG